In the Triticum aestivum cultivar Chinese Spring chromosome 2B, IWGSC CS RefSeq v2.1, whole genome shotgun sequence genome, GTAAACAGTAGTGTACATTTCATTATAATTTTCAGTTTAGCGGTTAGCACAGCTAGCACCAGGATACATGTCAGCATAAAAGCATGTCAAGCCAACCTCTGTTGAAGAGAAAAGGCATGACAGTGCAGAAGCATGTCTCCTTAAGTTTATGAAGTCAACTTCAGATGATAAATTCTCTCAACAAAAATTAGATGATAAACCACTGTATTGCACATTTTCATACTCAAAATTAATCCAAATCAATTCAAATAATTCTCGAATTCCTCTTCCACACCCTGTATCAGTTCCTGGATGTTTGTAGGCGACCTGCAGTCGGTTAGAGACTGGAGAGAGTTATGGAAGCAGAGGTCCAAACAATTGAAGTCAGGGCTATTTGGGGGCTGTTGTAGCAATCGGATGTCAAGATCAGTTTGTTCCACAACTTCTCAAAAAGCTACATCattgggaaggacacgaggctttgCGTTATCCTGTTGGATGAATATTGTTGCTCCCTCATCATCGTCAGGCCACTTATCCTGAATTGCTGGGATAACCTTATTGATGAGATAAACTCTGCACACGGGCCTGGTTACTTTCACTGATGTCAACACTTTTGTTCCCTTTGCTCTGTTCTGACTTGTCCGCACCGCCTCACTCTCTTCGATGAATGCCCAAATCCCGATCTTCCCATCAAATGTTAGCTCCCCCTCATTGTTATATCGAGGCCTGACCACAACTGTTAGGAACATTACCTTCCCAATGCTGTTAGTGTTTGACACGGTGCGCTTGGGTGAGGCTCTCCTGGAAGTACATAGTAACTATTCTTCACTCTCGTCATGTTAAACCACTTCTCATCGATGTGAATCATATTGGTCATTGGTTTGAACATAGCCCGAGAAGTTGAGATCCAATTGTCATTGAGCATGGACATGCAAAATTTCAATCTCGCAAGCTTGTTCTCTGTCTTGAGATGAGGCTTCACAATGCTTGTGATGCAGTTGAGCTCATTCAACTGGAACCTCTTATGTAGGGTCGATCGGGCCACACCTAGAGACCGTGCCAGAGATCGAATTGTCCTTCTTCTATTCAGTGGGATTGTTGAGGTCCTCGCTAGACCCAACTCCTTTCTCTTTCGACCAGTTCTTCTTGGCTTCTTGCTTGAGACATCTACTTCTTTGCCCTCGGCAATCTGATTTTTGGCGTCTTCCTAGATTCTTTCAACAGATCGTACACTTATGTTCAACAGGGTTGAGACTAGCAGCTTGTCGTCTGGTTGAATAGATCCATCTCTCAGCTCGATTACTAGCAAGGCGAAGTAAACACCATGCCTCTCCTTATCTGACAATTCTCGTCTTTATTGTTTACCTGCTacatcttcttcatctccttgagcttgttcatcttcttgaagtatccaattcataacttcatcctcttcctcttcatcttcttgaGGCATCCAGTTCATagcttcatcttcctcctcttgaggcatcaagttcaaatccataGCTCCATTCTCTACCTCTTGAGGTTCTTTCTCTTCAGGGATCCAATTCAAATTAATaccttcatcctcttcctcttgagGCATCATGTTCAAATCCATAGCTCCATTCTCCGCCTCTTGAGGTTCTTCCTCTCCAGGGATCCAATTCAAATTAatatcttcatcctcttcctcttgagGCATCATGTTCAAATCCATACTCCTACTATCAATGACAAAAGATGAGTATACCATAGCAAGAATATATACACACAAAAAAGGACTGCTACAGTTTTTATAACATCACAACAGTGCTTACTCAAGACTTACTCAAATTAATTCAACTGGTTCTACAAATTTGCATTTATTGAGTTATGCATCTACAGAATAGCAGTCATAATTTGCATTTACTTTATCAGCAAATTATCAACAGATCATGGAGTAGTTAGCATATTGATTCAAATCCATAGGTTGTATCTTCAGCTTAATGAAAACTTTAGACTTGCTTGCACAATTGATCATCACAATTCAAAAAATGGATGTGGAGGATTTTAGAAAGTGTCATTTGTAATCAGTGCTATCTTTTGAGTTGCTGTTTATGGTGGGAAAAAGAAAAGAATGTAGCTTAATCCTGCTATACACACTTTGCTCTAACCACTTCTACTCATAACTGTTTGAAACATTATTCACTGTAGCCTCAGTTAACTGAATTTTCTGAAGCCATTTTCCTGCTCACAAGTTGACAGAAAACTGTTTGAAACAAATTTTGACACAAGTTAACTTCTCAAACAGCAGAAAACTgtttgaaacagcagaatgaatGGACCATATATTTCACCTACCTTCTGTCATTCAGTTAAAATTGGGCAGAATGAAATTGTGTTATAATGTTTTTCATCTTATCCATGTGCATTTTCGCAGTGCCCGCCGTTCCGATTAAGTTATCGCGGCCTAGGTGAACCATTATGTTTTGCTGCATTTGGCCCATTGGCGACGTCAGCATTCCACTTCTCAAACAGCTGCAGAAGCATTTCAAGGTACGCTCTAGAGCAACTAGTTGTCTACTGTAGTTCTCAACTATCGTGTGCATAGTCAGCACTTGAGAGTGTTGAGGGATGGGGGCTCTATCTTTAATTTCTCTACAAAACTGTAAGGACTCGTTCATAGCTACACAGTTTCTTTTGCAAATGTTGGAATTTGTCAGCGGGACTGCGCTCCTCCCTATCACCAAAACAGTCATAGCTTCATCCATCCTTGTTGGGTTGACAACTACCCTGATACTCTTCTGCAACCACTTTCATCAGGTATGAAATGAACCCCCTCTGACATAAAAGATCGACGCAGTAATTTTATCACTATGAAATGATCATTAGCTGACGAAATTGAAGCAACAAAATCTTCCTGAATTAACAAAACATGATTAACAAAAGGTGCAGGTTTCCAAAATCTTCCTGACAAAATCTTCCTGACAAAACATGATTAACATGATTAACAAAAATGAACCCCTTCTTTCTGACAAAATCTTCCTGTATGTTTCCAAAATTAACAAAATCTCATTTCCTGATTTAATGTTTCCATTATTAACATGATTGAATGTTTCCAGAATTAACAAAATCTTCCTGATTGAATGTTTCCAAATCAAACATTACCAATTTTGCAGGACTACCTacctagcagcagcagcagaggctgTGCGAGTTCGTTTGGTCGAGTCAGAAATACCAGTTGCAGGTGGTCGATGCAGCAGCAGCAGTAAAAGGCGTCGATGGTGAGGAAGGAGCCGGCGAGGAAAGACTACCTCAGCAGCACAGTCGACGAGGAAGGAGCCGGCAGGGAAGGAGAGGCTGCGCGCATGCATCGCTGCAGTGAAGGGAATAGGATCAATGCGTGCGCGCATTGCCTTGTTATGCTTGATAGTGTATACTATTCTATAATACTTAAACATTTTCTTGTTAATGTGCTtttttatttgttggttttgatgcaGCATGAAAATTAGTTTTGTTGGCAATAATCTATCTTAAGTGGTCTAATAGAGGTGTGCATGCAACACTATTAAAATCCTGTATGCGCTCACAAAGAGTCTTATCTGCTGATCATTTTGCTAATTGGTTGGTTACTACTTATTCATTTCATTTTTTGCATGTCTATAAAATAACATACATGTTGAATGAATTTGTTTATGATCATAAAGGTATTGCGTATGCTAGGGTGTTTGAAAAGGATAGTTTTATTGCATAAAGTAATCGATACATATTACACAAGGGAAGTGCTATTTTTATATTGCATGCTAAGTTTGAGTTTGGTGAATTTTCGGCATATCATCTATGTAGTATATAAATTTTTATGTACAGATATTTTATCTTGTTCAATTAATAGTTGTTTGAGTTGTGGCCGCATTTCAAGCTCGATCGACTTGTACCGTCGGAAAaaaaagaaatagaggataataTGTGTGCCATGAGAAATTCAAAATCTATTTGATATCGTGGACATTTTCTCATGAACATTTGCCAAATCAcaatcattttttgaaattgtgaagagttttttgaaatcatgatactttttaaattcaccaatattttttggagtcatgaaaaaaaattagaaaccatatatttttaaattcatgaagatttcaataaaagtcatctctactacctaaaagaaatggagtgttccgtttcccctcttacgtTCCCCACTCTCGTCCAACCCTCTCGTACGACCCTCTCCCCTCCAGCGAATTTTTTTCTCCCTCCATCGGTTTTATCCTCGTCTGGCCGGACAAACCGTCATATACGTTCGTCTTACCTCTTGTCCACCACATGGAAACCAAGCAGTCTTTCCTTTAATTCGTGGCGAAAGAGAGTAGCGTAATTATAGGGTTCTCGGATTAAAAGGGAATCGGATCAATGCGTGCGCGCATGCATCGCTGCAGTGAAGGAAAGACATTAATTAACGCTCGCTAATTACTGCATGTATAACGGTATAGGATCTCTCGAATTTTTTTTTATCTCGAAGCAATCCTACCAAATCCAAATCACTAAAATTCCATTCTCCAGGAAAACCGACATCTTCGGCCGCGACGGCGCAGCAGGATGGCGATCGATCAGGAGGAAGACAACAACAACACGTCGCAGGGCCAAGGAGAATACACGGCGGCTGCCGGAGCCCTCTCTACCTACAGATTCACCAATTAATCTCTCCACATGAACCCTCTCTTAATTGATTTAATAGCCCTTCTAAGAATCGCCGTGGAATTACCTGTTTGCTCACATAACACCGCATGTCCCGCCCTGCAGGCGCaacgaggcggaggaggatctcctGGAAGAGCTTGGCAACACCAGAGGCGTTGTGAGGAGACACAAGGTGCCGGTGGTGTGTGCGTTGCTGGTGGTGCTCGGTGAGGACGAGTGCCGAGAGGAGCTGAGCAGGACGCACAAGTGCGCTGCCAATGTCTTCCGCACCTGCACCCCATGGTACACTCCTATTTTTTGCTGTGTTGTCAATCTCCACGACCAGGGACGTAGTAATCCCTCTGCATGTTGTGCCCCTTCCACTGTTTTGATCTAATCTATCCGTGTAGGTCATTGATCTCCCAACGGCTGACGGGCGGGCCGTGCCCAGATCCACTTCTCGTCATTTGGTCAATCACATAATTGTTTTCCTCTACTTGTATTCCACCTTTTGGTTGTAATTCAATTTAGGATCAGCAATATCTACGCAATTAATTTCAAACTTTGCAGGATCATGTCGGCATGTCAGTCACACTCTAATAAGTGTTCATCTTTAATTTCCTACCCTATAGTGGGCAATATAATTTGCTCTATGTGCATGAACATTGTAAATTAATTTGGATTAGTACGTATAGTGGTTAAAGGATGCTAATCCAGGTTCTTGAAACTTGCATTTTGGTCGACCTGTATTACAACTTGTACTGTAATCAGCACAGAATTATATGGCTGCATTACATTTCTTTCCATTGGAACACACGATTTATGTTGATCATGCAATTGTcgtctttatttttctgttttgtgCAGTTTGATGGAAGAGCTTTGTACAGAACCGGAGATTAGGAGGAATGGACATACAAGAAACAATCCAGAAAGATTCCCTAGGGAAGCAAAAATTGTTTACTGGTCTGTGTAGGTTCATTTAGGAAATTCGATGATTGTTGTAATATGAATTTTACATCCGCTCCAAGAAAAAGTGTTGTTTCTACTTACATCCATTTTGGTGTGATAAATAATGGTTCTGAACATGCTTTCTCTTTCTACCATGGAGACACTTTTCACTTTGTGATACCTTGGATACAGTCTCTTTCCTGGGAAGAAGTGATGTTTTGATATGTTAAATATTATTTTCAGGTGCCCCCAACTATCAAGTTGGTATTGAATGGAGAAATGCCACCTTATTTAAGAAGTAACTATAAAATGTAGcttatatttatttatttcatcATGACTTTCTCAGTGTAACCTAAACGTCTCATCTTGGAAATTATTGGTGATATATTTGTATCTGTTGCAACATAAAAATCGATTGAATTTTTTGGAACAACTGTAAAAAGTCGAAAAAATTATCAAATACCATATAATGTATTATTGAGCTTTGTGTTTCCACACACTTGGTAGATGGAAGAATGGGTGACATTATGCAACGTGGTTACTGAAGTTGGTGGAAAGAATGTTGTGGTCACTGTTGTGCCTCCAATGAAACTACATTTAAGTGCCTTCAGGAACTAATTAAGTGCTTTCCTGGTGATGCTTAAGTTAACCAATATGGATGTGAGTAATCACTATTAGATTTCGCTACATTGTTTGTGTCATAATTGATTCACTATTTGTTCTAACTTTGATGTTGCATGTATGTGGGTTTGTCTGAAGAGCTGTCAGCAAGGTGTATGCTTCGATGTTGTTTGATGTGCATGAGAAATTAGAAGGCGGTATTTGTTCATAAGATTGGTGTTTATCATTAAAATATTTatgccccgttgcaacgcatgggcaatgTCCTAGTTGTTTTTAAAATTAGGAGGTGTTTTTTGCAAAACAGCAACTGTACTGCGCCCACGACAATAAtttcgggatggagggagtatcaaaATCGGTACCAAAATGTACAATCCAATTTCTCGATTTAGTAGAGGCCCAAAAAGTATATATTTTAGACTTTTGAATTAAAAAGGAGGGTCCTTGCCTATATCCTGGAGTATCATGTAAACCTTTTGGGTTTGAAACGTGGAGAGACGTACTGGGGTCTGAATCCTTCCCTTTCCGCTTCCTTGGATCATCTGGGATTTCTGAATCAGAAAGAATGCTGCACGGCCAAATTGCCGCGCGCTGTCACCAAACCTATCCGAGAGAACACGACGGCACAACGTAAACGCGAACGATATCTTGTACCGCCGATAGACGAGACAGGGCAGTGCACTTTTCATGCCAATTTAAAACCCGGACCCATCT is a window encoding:
- the LOC123043710 gene encoding uncharacterized protein isoform X1 gives rise to the protein MRFPPSGTLICSGAASAGRLHGAAAAGHHVRSTSPVAAATWPHSSGDRMVAAKGRRALAPALGLHTAKVASSSVRSRTPPPRGHALASGRCSSLSKCPPFRLSYRGLGEPLCFAAFGPLATSAFHFSNSCRSISSGTALLPITKTVIASSILVGLTTTLILFCNHFHQDYLPSSSSRGCASSFGRVRNTSCRWSMQQQQ